A genomic region of Halobacteriovorax sp. JY17 contains the following coding sequences:
- a CDS encoding helix-turn-helix domain-containing protein: protein MEKQKNYYDVLEIPPTASQEEIQQGYVRAKNAYSLDSLALYSLMTKDECDSILNLIEEAYSIISDPMKRQQYDEARGLNKDFNYHERLRASDNFKRNDSPDSKLDAQLGTDKTPNEGNVKRIVASKKFALDYQENPEMEERITQTIDYTGDFLKEVREYKNVDILRMSEMTKVSKTYLKYIEDEAITKLPATVYVRGFVYQYAKCLKLNPEMVASSYLNRIKELKG, encoded by the coding sequence TTGGAAAAGCAAAAAAACTATTATGATGTTCTCGAGATCCCTCCAACGGCTTCTCAAGAAGAAATACAACAAGGCTACGTTAGGGCTAAGAATGCTTACTCACTCGACTCTCTAGCTCTTTATTCCCTAATGACTAAAGATGAGTGTGACTCAATTCTAAATCTCATCGAAGAAGCTTATAGCATTATTAGTGATCCCATGAAGAGACAACAATACGATGAAGCTCGTGGGCTTAATAAAGATTTCAACTATCATGAAAGACTTAGAGCTTCCGATAATTTCAAACGTAATGATTCTCCAGACTCTAAGCTTGATGCTCAACTCGGAACAGACAAAACTCCAAACGAAGGTAATGTAAAAAGAATCGTTGCAAGTAAGAAGTTCGCTCTCGATTATCAAGAAAATCCTGAAATGGAAGAACGAATCACTCAAACAATTGACTATACAGGAGACTTTCTAAAGGAAGTTAGAGAGTACAAGAATGTTGATATTCTTAGAATGAGTGAGATGACAAAGGTCTCTAAGACATACTTAAAATATATTGAAGATGAAGCAATTACAAAACTTCCTGCGACCGTTTACGTTAGAGGTTTTGTTTATCAATATGCAAAGTGCTTAAAGCTAAATCCAGAAATGGTTGCTTCTTCATATCTAAATAGAATTAAAGAATTAAAAGGATAA
- a CDS encoding RluA family pseudouridine synthase, giving the protein MPTPQDGETFTFTISEEDKENFKRLDQFLSEKLVDQSRSFIKMLYEKGHITSENSKKKIELKKFPEVGTVINVLVPPPAPADAQPENIPLDILFEDEHLIIVNKVAGMVVHPAPGNYTGTLVNAILFHCKDLKGVGDQRRPGIVHRLDKGTSGVMVVAKNQKCHEGLVELFSSHDIERKYECIAMGKSFPSGGKLESNIGRHPQNRLKMSIDSKVGKHALTHYRVLCQYDKIAHVELKLETGRTHQIRVHLSQLLHRPILCDSLYGNPKEHLQRVGPDLAKIIGKYEYPFLHAKELGFIHPITKEELNFQSPPPKIFQEILHHLNGN; this is encoded by the coding sequence ATGCCTACTCCTCAAGATGGTGAAACATTTACTTTTACTATATCTGAGGAGGATAAAGAGAACTTTAAGCGTCTTGATCAATTCCTCTCTGAAAAGTTAGTAGATCAAAGTCGATCTTTTATAAAAATGCTCTATGAAAAAGGGCATATCACTTCTGAAAACTCCAAGAAGAAAATTGAATTAAAGAAATTTCCAGAGGTAGGAACAGTCATTAATGTTCTAGTTCCTCCTCCAGCACCTGCTGATGCTCAGCCCGAAAATATCCCTCTTGATATTCTCTTTGAAGATGAGCACCTTATCATTGTAAATAAAGTTGCCGGAATGGTTGTTCACCCTGCTCCTGGTAATTACACAGGAACCTTGGTCAACGCTATTCTCTTTCACTGCAAAGACTTAAAAGGAGTTGGAGATCAGAGAAGGCCGGGTATTGTTCATCGTCTCGATAAGGGAACTTCAGGTGTAATGGTGGTTGCCAAGAATCAAAAATGCCATGAGGGCCTTGTTGAACTCTTTAGCAGCCATGACATCGAAAGAAAGTATGAATGTATTGCTATGGGAAAGTCTTTTCCATCAGGCGGAAAACTCGAATCAAATATAGGAAGGCATCCTCAAAATAGATTGAAAATGTCAATCGATTCTAAAGTTGGTAAGCACGCTTTAACCCACTACCGCGTCTTATGTCAGTATGACAAAATTGCTCATGTTGAATTGAAACTTGAAACAGGAAGAACACATCAAATTAGAGTTCACTTAAGTCAACTACTGCATAGACCTATTCTCTGTGACTCTCTCTACGGAAATCCAAAAGAGCATCTGCAAAGAGTTGGACCTGACTTAGCTAAAATAATTGGAAAGTATGAATATCCCTTCTTACATGCAAAAGAATTGGGATTTATTCACCCTATTACAAAAGAGGAATTGAACTTCCAATCTCCTCCTCCAAAAATATTTCAAGAGATACTTCATCACTTAAATGGAAATTAA
- a CDS encoding polyphenol oxidase family protein: protein MEIKMILPQYSYETLGYVFEVWDHRPKIEGLISVDQVHGSAIKNFQEIAIDSEADGIISLDGSPMAIKTADCLPVAFISKSGTALIHAGWKGLENKILLSDDIRDLNPIKILIGPHIRAGSYEVSLEFTKNFPNSNNFKEINGRILFDMSKEAINQLEEFYPLAEIVDCEIDTFNDSRFYSYRNGDLEKRNWNILRKI, encoded by the coding sequence ATGGAAATTAAAATGATTCTTCCTCAGTACTCATATGAAACATTGGGATATGTATTTGAAGTCTGGGACCACCGACCAAAGATAGAAGGTCTCATTAGTGTTGATCAAGTCCACGGCAGCGCCATAAAAAATTTTCAAGAGATAGCCATAGACAGCGAGGCCGATGGAATTATATCCCTTGATGGCTCTCCAATGGCAATTAAAACAGCGGACTGTCTTCCCGTGGCCTTCATTTCTAAAAGTGGTACTGCATTAATACATGCTGGCTGGAAAGGTCTTGAAAATAAAATCCTTTTAAGCGACGACATAAGAGACTTAAATCCAATAAAAATTCTTATTGGACCACACATAAGAGCAGGTAGCTATGAAGTCTCGTTAGAGTTTACAAAGAATTTTCCAAATTCTAACAATTTTAAAGAGATTAACGGTAGAATACTATTTGATATGTCTAAAGAAGCTATAAATCAACTCGAAGAGTTCTACCCTCTGGCCGAAATAGTTGACTGCGAAATAGATACTTTTAACGATTCTCGTTTTTATAGTTATAGAAATGGTGACCTAGAAAAAAGAAATTGGAATATCTTAAGAAAAATATAG
- a CDS encoding thioredoxin domain-containing protein, which translates to MEKKSFYKNGPFNAHIILGAIAIAMIGVSIYLTNHYFGVKFPTSITDASGMCNINSFFNCDTTTNSPASNIAGVPISIFGVLIGAFLMAGFLFKNEEVEGTNHLILLVNGVGCLILFLYSLIALGGLCPMCTVYYLLSWAALFIFHKYSSHRSIGMKPIVLYFLITLATSGTTWFSVNQKENQINQIASSLLDQYWKLPNLGKPAIDSEFRIASASDNFTDAPLQITFFSDFQCPACKALSDNSHAIASKYAGKINIQYMYYPLDHNCNPKMQRPLHTLACQAAYLTTCLPSKFGKVHDDIFKNQATLTQKWLNDYAKKENVSECMQSPETKKKVQEIISRAEPFNINSTPTMLVNGVKIEGVLPLDQLYIILDDILAKATK; encoded by the coding sequence ATGGAAAAGAAATCATTCTACAAAAATGGGCCCTTCAATGCTCATATTATTTTAGGGGCCATCGCTATTGCAATGATTGGTGTATCAATTTACTTAACGAATCACTACTTCGGAGTAAAGTTTCCAACTAGTATTACTGATGCTTCAGGTATGTGTAATATAAACTCTTTCTTCAACTGTGATACGACAACCAACTCTCCGGCCTCTAATATTGCAGGTGTTCCTATTTCCATATTTGGAGTTTTAATCGGCGCATTCTTAATGGCAGGTTTTCTATTTAAAAATGAAGAAGTCGAAGGAACCAATCACCTTATTTTACTTGTTAATGGTGTTGGATGTTTAATTCTCTTTTTATACTCATTAATTGCTCTTGGTGGACTATGCCCAATGTGTACTGTCTATTACCTACTTTCTTGGGCAGCACTATTTATTTTCCATAAGTATAGCTCACACAGGTCTATAGGCATGAAGCCAATTGTGCTCTATTTTCTAATTACTCTCGCTACTTCAGGAACAACTTGGTTTTCAGTCAATCAGAAAGAAAATCAAATCAATCAAATAGCTTCATCTCTACTTGATCAATACTGGAAACTTCCTAATCTTGGAAAACCTGCAATTGATTCAGAGTTTAGAATCGCCTCTGCAAGCGACAACTTTACTGATGCTCCACTGCAGATCACATTCTTTTCAGACTTCCAGTGCCCCGCTTGTAAGGCCCTTTCTGATAATTCTCATGCTATCGCTTCAAAATATGCAGGTAAAATAAATATTCAATACATGTATTACCCTTTAGATCATAATTGTAACCCAAAGATGCAAAGACCACTTCATACGCTTGCCTGCCAAGCCGCCTACTTAACCACTTGCTTACCAAGTAAGTTTGGAAAAGTTCACGATGATATTTTCAAAAATCAAGCAACTCTCACTCAGAAATGGCTGAATGATTATGCTAAAAAAGAAAATGTATCCGAGTGTATGCAATCACCTGAAACAAAGAAGAAAGTACAAGAAATTATTTCAAGAGCTGAACCTTTCAATATCAACTCAACTCCAACTATGTTAGTAAATGGAGTTAAGATTGAAGGAGTACTTCCTCTTGATCAACTCTATATCATCCTTGATGATATTTTAGCGAAAGCAACAAAGTAA
- a CDS encoding TatD family hydrolase, with protein sequence MSKKRREIPIFKLPIIETHCHLDYLKEEELSELLSKSLAHGIEKIMTISVSPNNLQTVVDIANNHDNIFCTQGIHPHDAKEWSNEAEKIIRSNLGNQKVKAVGEIGLDFHYNKSGTKEQIEVFKKQLEIAIEFEKPVVIHTRDADKETMEILKEYAPRMKRKGVIHSFTSTKELALCALDLGFHLGFNGIITFKNAEDVRDTLRVCPIERILLETDAPFLTPIPYRGRENAPYYLPFIAEKVAEIKEVELETVLKTCYQNSKDCLSL encoded by the coding sequence ATGAGCAAGAAACGTAGAGAGATTCCAATATTTAAACTTCCAATCATAGAGACACATTGTCATCTTGATTACTTAAAGGAAGAAGAATTAAGTGAACTTCTCTCAAAGTCTCTTGCTCATGGTATTGAAAAAATAATGACTATCTCAGTCTCTCCAAACAATCTACAAACAGTTGTAGATATTGCAAATAATCACGACAATATTTTCTGTACTCAAGGAATTCACCCACACGATGCTAAAGAGTGGAGCAATGAGGCCGAGAAAATTATTCGCTCAAATTTAGGAAATCAAAAAGTTAAGGCCGTCGGAGAAATTGGGCTGGACTTCCACTACAATAAATCTGGAACCAAAGAACAGATAGAAGTTTTTAAGAAGCAATTAGAGATTGCCATTGAATTTGAAAAGCCTGTAGTGATTCATACAAGAGATGCTGACAAAGAAACAATGGAAATTCTAAAAGAATACGCCCCGAGAATGAAGAGAAAGGGTGTTATTCATAGCTTCACTTCCACCAAGGAACTTGCCCTTTGCGCACTAGACTTAGGTTTTCATCTTGGATTTAATGGAATTATTACCTTTAAAAATGCCGAAGATGTTCGAGACACTTTAAGAGTATGCCCAATCGAGAGAATTCTTCTTGAAACTGATGCACCTTTCTTAACACCTATTCCTTATAGAGGTAGAGAAAATGCTCCCTACTATCTCCCCTTTATTGCCGAAAAAGTTGCAGAAATTAAAGAAGTCGAGCTCGAAACTGTTCTAAAAACCTGCTATCAAAATTCAAAAGACTGCCTATCCCTGTAA
- a CDS encoding family 14 glycosylhydrolase: MRNAIKFLITLMALGLFNITHAKVFSANVLAPNLVGQTSDAEKNRDQWAKFESDLEKMKELGIQSISTHIWWSQVEVQDNQFDWSYYKKLSQIIIDKEMKWSPIISFNSCRDEKENCNIELPKWVWNKYKNNGSVEDINDLKFISDDGTISNEFISFWATDLVATEYKEFIQSFADNFNNLNSNILEIIISLGPSGELRYPINNLDESKPQAYSNLAKESFRSFIKSKYKTIDNVNAAWEVELEAIKDIQPPMSQHFFSTQEYKSSYGKDFYDWYNTSLVEHGVIILTTAIRVLNSDNSSFINTPIGAVIPGSLWSSNPEAKRVTELNAGLIRSSDDIWGAGKLASGYEHIVAGLKEAATLTKFGFFNLHLTAIEMTSVKAEKGDEESTPNLAFEISKLAKESNLGILGQNQSVNVLGSNKAWDNIWNAIQNANYTGLTIKTMSDISENPFAYDFYKWIIENMHE, translated from the coding sequence ATGAGAAATGCGATTAAATTTTTAATTACACTAATGGCCCTAGGCCTCTTTAATATAACTCACGCCAAAGTGTTCTCGGCCAACGTCTTGGCGCCTAATCTTGTTGGGCAAACATCTGATGCCGAAAAAAATAGAGATCAGTGGGCAAAGTTCGAGAGCGATCTAGAAAAAATGAAAGAACTTGGTATCCAATCTATCTCTACTCATATTTGGTGGTCTCAAGTTGAAGTTCAAGATAATCAATTTGACTGGAGTTACTACAAGAAACTTTCTCAAATAATAATAGATAAAGAAATGAAGTGGTCCCCTATTATCTCATTTAATAGCTGCCGCGATGAAAAAGAAAATTGCAATATTGAATTACCAAAATGGGTTTGGAATAAGTATAAGAATAATGGAAGCGTAGAAGATATAAACGATTTAAAATTTATTTCTGATGACGGTACTATTTCTAATGAATTCATTTCATTTTGGGCCACGGACCTTGTCGCCACTGAATACAAAGAATTTATTCAATCCTTCGCTGACAATTTCAACAATCTAAACTCAAATATTTTAGAAATTATAATTTCACTTGGGCCAAGCGGAGAGCTTCGCTACCCAATTAACAACCTTGATGAGAGTAAGCCTCAAGCTTATTCAAACCTTGCAAAAGAATCATTTAGATCATTTATTAAATCTAAATATAAAACAATTGATAATGTAAATGCTGCTTGGGAAGTTGAGTTAGAAGCAATTAAAGATATTCAACCACCTATGAGTCAGCACTTCTTTTCCACCCAGGAGTATAAGAGTTCTTACGGAAAAGATTTCTATGATTGGTATAATACTTCTCTAGTTGAGCACGGTGTAATAATTTTAACAACTGCTATAAGAGTTCTAAATAGTGATAACTCTTCTTTTATAAATACTCCAATAGGAGCTGTTATTCCTGGATCTCTTTGGTCTTCAAATCCAGAAGCAAAGAGAGTCACGGAGTTAAATGCAGGCCTTATAAGATCAAGTGACGATATCTGGGGAGCAGGAAAATTGGCTTCTGGTTATGAGCATATCGTCGCAGGATTAAAAGAAGCCGCAACATTAACTAAGTTTGGTTTCTTTAACTTGCATTTAACAGCAATTGAAATGACTTCAGTAAAAGCTGAAAAAGGTGACGAAGAATCTACTCCAAATCTAGCTTTTGAAATCTCCAAACTCGCCAAAGAATCTAACCTTGGAATTCTAGGACAAAATCAATCTGTAAACGTTCTGGGTTCGAATAAGGCATGGGATAATATTTGGAATGCTATTCAAAATGCAAACTATACAGGTCTCACAATTAAGACCATGAGCGATATTTCAGAAAACCCTTTCGCTTATGATTTCTACAAGTGGATTATTGAAAATATGCACGAGTAA